In the Enterococcus saigonensis genome, one interval contains:
- the alaS gene encoding alanine--tRNA ligase, protein MKELTSGQVRQMFLDFFKSKGHSVEPSASLVPVNDPTLLWINSGVATLKKYFDGSVVPENPRITNAQKSIRTNDIENVGKTARHHTMFEMLGNFSIGDYFKKEAIHWAWEFLTNEKWMAFDPEKLYVTVYPKDTEAKRIWHEEVGLPLDHIVEIEDNFWDIGAGPSGPDTEIFYDRGEEFNDLAADDPENYPGGENERYLEIWNLVFSEFNHKPDDTYEPLPHKNIDTGMGLERMVSIVQNAPTNFETDLFMPIIKEVETLSGKFQYSDAPQTDISFKVIADHIRALAFAIGDGALPSNEGRGYVLRRLLRRAVMHGKKLGIDEAFLYKLVPVVGKIMASYYPEILEQQEFIEKVIRTEEERFHETINEGLEILTQVIEKVKVGKKDTLSGQDIFKLYDTYGFPVELTEEVAEDEGLKVDHAGFEAEMQAQRERARAARNTDTSMGVQSALLTEIKVDSKFVGYDNYEAESELLVLIQDEAIVSSANTGEAQLIFAQTPFYAEMGGQVADTGIVCDTEGNIVAEVHDVKKAPNGQFLHTVTLQAPVTEGTSYFLQINVARRNRIIKNHTATHLLHKALKEVLGNHANQAGSLVAPGHLRFDFTHFGQVTTEELSQMEAIVNQKIWEALPVVTIETDIDTAKGMGAMALFGEKYGHDVRVVNVADWSIELCGGTHVANTEDIGIFKIVSESGIGAGVRRIEAVTSKEAYELLDGEETQLKEIATIVKSPQLKEVVAKTVQLQQQLKDLQKENEQLASKLANQQAGDIFKNSETINGISFIAAEVKVKDMNQLRQLADQWKQKATSDVLVLANAVGEKVNLLVAMSPQAIARGLKAGDLIKVIAPLVEGGGGGRPDMAQAGGKNPAGINAALAKVADFLQQV, encoded by the coding sequence ATGAAAGAATTAACTAGCGGCCAGGTCCGCCAAATGTTTCTAGACTTTTTCAAGTCAAAAGGACACAGTGTTGAACCGAGTGCATCTTTAGTACCAGTAAATGACCCTACTCTTTTATGGATTAACTCTGGGGTAGCCACTTTAAAAAAATATTTTGATGGCTCTGTTGTTCCTGAAAATCCGCGTATTACAAATGCGCAAAAATCAATTCGAACTAACGATATTGAAAATGTAGGTAAAACTGCTCGTCATCATACAATGTTTGAAATGTTAGGGAATTTTTCAATTGGGGATTATTTTAAAAAGGAAGCAATTCATTGGGCTTGGGAATTTTTGACTAATGAAAAATGGATGGCTTTTGACCCTGAAAAGTTATATGTAACAGTTTATCCTAAAGATACAGAAGCAAAAAGGATTTGGCATGAAGAAGTTGGTCTACCACTTGATCATATTGTTGAAATTGAAGATAATTTTTGGGATATTGGTGCTGGTCCAAGTGGCCCGGATACTGAAATTTTTTACGATCGAGGCGAAGAGTTTAACGATTTAGCAGCTGATGACCCTGAAAACTACCCTGGTGGAGAGAACGAGCGTTATCTTGAAATTTGGAATTTAGTATTTTCTGAGTTTAACCATAAACCTGATGATACGTACGAACCATTACCGCATAAAAATATTGATACAGGAATGGGATTAGAACGTATGGTTTCCATCGTTCAAAATGCCCCAACTAACTTTGAAACAGATTTATTTATGCCGATTATTAAAGAAGTGGAAACTTTAAGTGGTAAATTCCAATATAGCGATGCGCCGCAGACAGATATCTCATTTAAAGTAATTGCTGATCATATTCGTGCTTTGGCTTTTGCTATCGGTGACGGGGCATTACCTTCTAATGAAGGCCGTGGCTATGTCTTGCGCCGCTTGTTACGTCGGGCAGTTATGCATGGTAAGAAATTAGGCATAGACGAAGCTTTCTTGTATAAATTAGTGCCAGTTGTTGGCAAAATTATGGCTAGCTATTACCCGGAAATTTTGGAACAACAAGAATTTATTGAAAAAGTAATCCGGACTGAAGAAGAACGCTTCCATGAAACAATTAACGAAGGTTTGGAAATTCTGACACAAGTTATTGAAAAAGTGAAGGTAGGGAAAAAAGATACCTTAAGTGGACAGGATATTTTCAAATTGTATGATACGTATGGTTTCCCGGTAGAATTAACCGAAGAAGTTGCAGAAGACGAAGGATTGAAGGTTGATCACGCAGGTTTTGAAGCAGAGATGCAAGCCCAAAGAGAACGTGCGCGTGCTGCAAGAAATACGGATACGTCCATGGGAGTTCAATCTGCGTTGTTAACTGAAATTAAAGTAGATAGTAAATTTGTTGGTTACGATAATTATGAAGCAGAAAGTGAATTGCTGGTTTTAATTCAAGATGAGGCAATTGTTAGTAGCGCAAATACCGGAGAAGCACAATTAATTTTTGCTCAAACTCCATTTTACGCCGAAATGGGTGGGCAAGTTGCGGATACAGGTATTGTTTGTGATACTGAGGGAAATATTGTAGCAGAAGTACACGATGTAAAAAAAGCACCAAATGGACAATTTTTACACACTGTAACACTGCAAGCCCCCGTGACAGAAGGAACTTCCTATTTCTTACAAATTAACGTTGCTCGTCGGAATCGTATTATTAAAAATCATACTGCAACCCATTTGTTACACAAAGCATTAAAAGAAGTATTGGGCAATCATGCAAATCAGGCAGGTTCATTAGTGGCACCAGGTCACTTGCGGTTTGATTTTACCCACTTTGGTCAAGTAACGACAGAAGAATTAAGCCAAATGGAAGCAATTGTTAATCAAAAAATATGGGAAGCTTTACCAGTTGTTACGATTGAAACGGATATTGATACTGCAAAAGGTATGGGAGCAATGGCGTTATTTGGTGAGAAATACGGTCATGATGTTCGTGTTGTGAATGTTGCAGACTGGTCAATCGAGCTTTGTGGAGGGACGCACGTAGCTAATACAGAAGATATTGGGATTTTTAAGATTGTTTCTGAATCTGGTATCGGAGCAGGTGTACGCCGAATTGAGGCTGTAACAAGTAAAGAAGCCTACGAATTACTTGATGGTGAAGAAACACAACTAAAAGAAATTGCCACAATCGTGAAATCACCACAATTAAAAGAAGTTGTTGCAAAAACAGTGCAACTACAACAACAATTAAAAGATTTACAAAAAGAAAATGAACAATTGGCAAGCAAATTAGCCAATCAACAAGCTGGGGATATTTTCAAAAATAGCGAAACAATAAATGGCATTTCTTTTATTGCAGCAGAAGTAAAAGTTAAAGATATGAATCAATTGCGACAACTAGCCGACCAATGGAAACAAAAAGCTACCTCAGATGTTTTAGTATTAGCGAATGCTGTGGGTGAAAAAGTGAATTTATTGGTTGCAATGAGTCCACAAGCAATTGCACGGGGACTAAAAGCAGGCGATTTAATTAAAGTCATTGCGCCACTTGTTGAAGGTGGCGGTGGCGGTCGTCCTGACATGGCGCAAGCCGGTGGTAAAAATCCAGCAGGAATTAACGCTGCACTGGCAAAAGTAGCAGATTTTTTACAACAAGTTTAA
- a CDS encoding DUF7278 family profilin-like fold-containing protein — MNLFEMLRWNNWKNLTDEAKIQAFQQVLMYFVSPLKEITNLELLTYQLDGVKCRTFELEIDGEIFVFVPGQSEAILGWDLGIQGLPTNAWAISDKTALNENDEQIMKEYHLNDLDSWDLYVNLHTSPLRKTDIPPMLVQKHALPVGTRYLGMLDTVTGEFTGDMEKFSLFESEVKEHFMAPKTFAESLSYSLPYHVLSPNSFYLELADGTDSYYVFEHFECTQKSLIHTLQNEGFDLLNEDQWEFMVGAGTRKLFRWGNNADVDESYWGRQVKTLKQGANMFGVVINGGANRYELITNTVLKMDHSQKSAIPLLGLLPEATYYRANRRIKEEEQLMPQDFLYRKAILIELE; from the coding sequence ATGAATTTGTTTGAAATGTTACGCTGGAATAATTGGAAAAATTTAACAGACGAAGCAAAAATTCAAGCCTTCCAACAAGTCTTGATGTATTTTGTTAGTCCATTAAAAGAAATCACCAATCTTGAATTATTGACTTATCAATTAGATGGTGTAAAATGTCGGACTTTTGAATTGGAAATTGACGGCGAAATTTTTGTTTTTGTCCCAGGTCAGAGTGAAGCTATTTTAGGCTGGGATTTAGGCATACAGGGTTTACCAACGAATGCCTGGGCTATTTCAGACAAAACAGCTTTAAATGAAAATGACGAACAAATTATGAAAGAATATCATTTGAATGATTTAGATAGTTGGGATTTATATGTTAATTTACATACTTCACCATTAAGAAAAACCGATATTCCACCAATGCTTGTACAAAAACATGCATTACCAGTAGGAACACGTTATTTAGGGATGTTAGATACCGTTACAGGTGAATTTACAGGAGATATGGAAAAATTTAGTCTTTTCGAGTCAGAAGTAAAAGAACATTTTATGGCACCTAAAACATTTGCAGAAAGTCTAAGTTATTCCTTGCCTTACCATGTTTTATCACCAAATTCTTTTTATTTAGAGCTAGCTGATGGTACAGATAGCTACTACGTATTTGAACATTTTGAATGCACGCAGAAAAGTTTAATCCACACATTGCAAAATGAAGGCTTCGATTTATTAAATGAAGATCAATGGGAATTTATGGTCGGCGCGGGGACACGCAAGCTTTTTCGTTGGGGAAATAATGCTGATGTGGACGAAAGTTATTGGGGAAGACAAGTGAAAACTTTAAAACAAGGCGCTAATATGTTTGGTGTAGTTATCAACGGGGGAGCTAATCGTTACGAATTAATCACCAATACCGTGTTGAAAATGGATCACAGTCAAAAAAGTGCAATTCCTCTTTTAGGACTATTGCCAGAGGCGACATATTATCGTGCTAATCGTCGAATAAAGGAAGAAGAACAATTAATGCCACAAGACTTTTTATATCGTAAAGCAATTTTAATTGAATTAGAATAA
- a CDS encoding GNAT family N-acetyltransferase: MDKISFGCQSVLQTTALYLRYCVFVLEQKIKPELEFDSLDDTKRKYFVLFIADNPIATIRYQALDEKTIQPDRFCVLKAYRKRGYGRKLLTVYEAQAKKDGHSFSQLTAEIEAVAFYQKLGYQIISEVFIEDGLLCQKMAKKL, translated from the coding sequence ATGGACAAAATTTCCTTCGGGTGTCAAAGTGTTTTACAGACAACAGCACTTTATCTCCGCTATTGTGTTTTTGTTTTAGAACAAAAAATTAAACCAGAGTTAGAATTTGATAGTTTAGATGATACGAAAAGAAAGTATTTTGTCCTTTTTATCGCTGACAATCCTATAGCCACTATTCGCTATCAAGCATTAGATGAGAAAACCATCCAACCCGATCGCTTTTGTGTTTTAAAAGCTTATCGCAAACGCGGTTACGGACGAAAATTATTAACGGTCTATGAAGCACAAGCAAAAAAAGATGGCCATTCTTTTTCTCAGCTGACAGCAGAAATTGAAGCGGTCGCCTTCTATCAAAAATTAGGTTATCAAATTATCAGCGAGGTTTTTATCGAAGATGGTCTTCTCTGTCAGAAAATGGCTAAGAAATTATAG
- a CDS encoding AraC family transcriptional regulator — protein MNYRKALEKAITYIENHLSENMTVDQVAQIAGYSYYHLNRQFTAVIGESVGSYIKKRRLARAAKQLLNTQEKVITIGLEAGFESAEAFSRAFKQLYQVSPQLYRKNRLDIFIGAKARLDEGLLDHLAANVTVHPQIVTLSEIKVAGIRGQTTLKDNKLKELWDHASPRFSQIPHQVNNARGFGICEACQENTLYTMNADVLFTEVAGIEVHSFNGLATTFTRKILPAGRYAVFTHRGSLKMLPKTFDYIWGTWFLTTNHKLDYREDFEIYDTRFLGYDHPESEIDIYIPIH, from the coding sequence ATGAATTATCGAAAAGCTTTGGAGAAAGCTATTACTTATATCGAGAATCACTTGTCTGAAAATATGACAGTTGACCAAGTAGCACAAATAGCTGGTTATTCCTATTATCATTTAAATCGACAATTTACAGCAGTTATAGGCGAGAGTGTTGGTAGTTATATTAAAAAGCGACGCTTGGCTAGAGCTGCTAAACAACTACTTAATACGCAAGAAAAGGTTATCACCATTGGGTTAGAGGCTGGTTTTGAATCTGCTGAAGCATTTAGTCGCGCATTCAAACAACTATATCAGGTTAGCCCACAGTTGTATCGTAAAAATCGTTTGGATATTTTTATCGGAGCTAAAGCCCGTTTAGATGAGGGATTGTTGGATCATCTTGCCGCAAATGTTACTGTTCACCCACAAATTGTTACGTTGTCAGAAATAAAAGTTGCCGGTATCCGTGGTCAAACGACTCTAAAGGATAATAAGTTAAAAGAGCTTTGGGATCACGCAAGTCCTCGCTTTAGCCAAATCCCCCACCAAGTAAATAATGCCAGAGGTTTTGGTATTTGCGAAGCCTGCCAAGAAAACACACTTTATACCATGAATGCAGATGTCCTTTTTACAGAAGTGGCAGGAATTGAGGTGCATTCTTTTAACGGATTAGCAACAACGTTTACCCGAAAAATTTTACCAGCAGGACGCTATGCTGTTTTTACACACCGTGGGTCGTTAAAAATGTTACCCAAAACATTTGATTACATTTGGGGCACTTGGTTTTTAACAACTAATCACAAGCTAGATTATCGGGAAGATTTTGAAATATATGATACGCGCTTTTTAGGCTATGATCATCCTGAAAGTGAAATAGACATATACATTCCAATCCACTAA
- a CDS encoding C45 family autoproteolytic acyltransferase/hydolase produces MKEVVTTYAMSLTGTNYEIGYQLGQEVLKQPALLALHKQKKTNFSPKELISAIRLFDQWCPGLTAELTGFADALNVTAHEIFFYSMTYLIPRCSQIVILPNRSADNIPLLARNYEFSAKSEDFCIMKTAVKGRYAHIGTSVLHFGRDEGLNEQGLAVSMSSSGFPVGALNYMRKPKFKGLQFWAVIRTLLENCRNVDEALTFLAEMPIAYNINLMLVDKSGKAALYETLDGRTQSQVIDAESFNQVLFATNHPLFASLRQIEPEITVHSAKRYEYIAKKLKNENKVSCAMLKEMLVANYPAGLCCHFFQEYFGTTKSMILSPTKREVEILWGGEVSNGWQKYSFEKSFTTDQRQIFYHNEKAPKGTFEWVNN; encoded by the coding sequence ATGAAAGAAGTCGTGACAACTTATGCGATGAGTTTAACTGGTACAAATTATGAAATTGGGTATCAATTGGGACAAGAAGTATTGAAACAACCTGCATTATTAGCTTTGCATAAACAAAAAAAGACAAATTTTTCTCCAAAAGAACTTATTTCTGCAATCCGGTTGTTTGATCAGTGGTGTCCTGGTTTAACAGCAGAACTAACGGGTTTTGCTGATGCATTAAATGTCACTGCACACGAGATATTTTTTTATAGTATGACGTACTTGATTCCTCGTTGTAGTCAGATCGTCATTTTACCTAATCGTAGTGCAGACAATATCCCTTTATTAGCGCGTAATTATGAATTTAGCGCAAAATCAGAAGATTTTTGTATAATGAAAACAGCGGTGAAGGGACGTTATGCTCATATTGGAACTAGCGTTTTACATTTTGGCCGAGACGAAGGGTTAAATGAACAAGGATTGGCCGTAAGTATGAGTTCATCTGGATTTCCAGTAGGCGCACTAAATTATATGCGAAAACCAAAATTCAAAGGGTTACAGTTTTGGGCAGTTATTCGCACTTTATTAGAAAACTGCCGGAATGTTGACGAGGCATTAACTTTTTTAGCTGAAATGCCTATCGCATATAATATTAATCTAATGCTCGTAGATAAGTCAGGTAAAGCCGCTTTATATGAAACTTTGGATGGTAGAACACAGTCACAAGTAATCGATGCAGAATCTTTTAATCAAGTGCTTTTTGCGACAAATCATCCACTCTTTGCAAGCTTACGACAAATCGAACCAGAAATAACAGTGCATTCTGCCAAACGTTATGAATATATCGCAAAAAAATTAAAAAATGAAAACAAAGTGAGTTGTGCTATGCTAAAAGAAATGTTAGTGGCAAATTATCCTGCTGGTTTATGCTGTCACTTTTTTCAGGAGTATTTTGGAACGACAAAAAGTATGATTTTATCACCGACAAAAAGAGAAGTTGAAATTTTGTGGGGAGGCGAAGTGAGCAACGGTTGGCAGAAGTATTCGTTTGAAAAGTCTTTTACTACAGACCAACGCCAAATCTTTTACCATAATGAAAAAGCCCCTAAAGGAACTTTTGAATGGGTAAATAATTAA
- a CDS encoding DEAD/DEAH box helicase, with protein sequence MQFTDFQFKPFIYEALKDKKFEKPTEVQERLIPVIQQKRSVVGQSQTGTGKTHTFLLPLFDAIDATNETAQVVITAPSRELANQIYTAAKQIAGFSNPVIRVSNFVGGTDKQRQIDKLKHQQPHVVIGTPGRLLDMINEQALFIHKAFAFVVDEADMTLDMGFLQEVDQIASRLPEKVQILVFSATIPEKLRPFLKKYLENPVIEEIQPKAVIADSIDNWLIATKGKDKNRLIFQLLTIGHPYMALVFANTKQRVDEISEYLKEQGLKVAKVHGDITPRERKRIMRSIQNMDFQYVVATDLAARGIDIEGVSHVINAEIPNDLEFFIHRVGRTGRNNLAGTAITLYGPQDEEKVAAIENIGVSFKPKQIKNGEIVDGYDRNRRKKREQIKKDELDPTLIGLVKKKKKKIKPGYKKKIQWAVDKDKKQKRKVEKRQQLRTARKHKKKSSQ encoded by the coding sequence ATGCAATTTACGGATTTTCAATTTAAGCCCTTTATATATGAAGCTCTTAAAGATAAAAAGTTTGAAAAACCAACAGAAGTTCAAGAACGGCTAATTCCTGTCATCCAACAAAAACGAAGTGTTGTCGGTCAATCGCAAACCGGTACAGGCAAAACACATACTTTTCTATTGCCTTTGTTTGATGCCATTGATGCAACAAATGAAACGGCTCAAGTTGTCATTACAGCACCCAGCCGAGAGCTAGCAAACCAAATTTATACTGCTGCCAAACAAATCGCAGGTTTTTCTAATCCTGTTATTCGGGTAAGCAACTTTGTCGGTGGAACCGACAAACAACGGCAAATTGATAAATTGAAACATCAACAACCTCATGTCGTGATTGGAACCCCAGGGCGTTTATTAGATATGATTAATGAACAGGCTTTGTTTATTCATAAGGCTTTTGCATTTGTAGTTGATGAAGCAGATATGACATTAGACATGGGTTTTTTGCAAGAAGTCGATCAAATCGCGAGTCGTTTGCCAGAAAAGGTTCAAATTTTAGTTTTTTCAGCCACGATTCCAGAAAAATTACGCCCTTTTTTAAAAAAATACTTAGAAAATCCGGTTATTGAGGAAATCCAACCCAAAGCAGTTATAGCTGATTCTATTGATAATTGGTTAATTGCCACTAAGGGAAAAGACAAGAATCGCTTAATTTTTCAATTGTTGACGATTGGACATCCTTATATGGCTTTGGTTTTTGCTAATACGAAGCAACGGGTTGATGAAATTAGTGAGTATTTAAAAGAACAAGGATTAAAAGTTGCCAAAGTTCATGGGGATATCACACCTCGTGAACGCAAGCGTATTATGCGTAGCATTCAAAATATGGACTTCCAATATGTGGTCGCAACGGATTTGGCAGCAAGAGGAATTGATATTGAGGGTGTATCGCACGTCATTAATGCAGAAATTCCAAACGATTTAGAATTTTTTATTCATCGTGTTGGCCGGACGGGGCGTAATAATCTAGCAGGGACAGCGATTACTCTATATGGTCCGCAAGATGAAGAAAAAGTAGCAGCAATTGAAAATATTGGTGTAAGTTTTAAACCAAAACAAATTAAAAATGGTGAGATTGTAGATGGCTATGATCGTAATCGACGGAAAAAACGTGAACAAATAAAAAAAGATGAGTTAGATCCGACATTGATTGGTTTAGTGAAAAAGAAAAAGAAAAAAATTAAACCAGGTTATAAGAAAAAAATTCAATGGGCAGTTGATAAAGATAAAAAGCAAAAGCGTAAAGTCGAAAAGCGGCAACAGTTACGTACAGCACGAAAACACAAGAAAAAATCAAGTCAATAA
- a CDS encoding VanZ family protein produces the protein MSAYIVPLKTALLIFPFLALFISSFFFIYEYRKFGRFIFSRALIMYSFVFYLLCAYFLVILPLPPINEVAHYTSPHYELRLGASLYNFLNQTVLKVNDPSTYLAAMKQGVFLEPVFNVFLLLPFGIYLRYFFGFSLKKTMLASFLLSLFFEVTQLTGLYFIYPRNYRLADVNDLLHNTLGGTLGYLVEPLFTLLLPSREELAETAYEKGRDVTLFRRFVAFFLDWFFIYFFTFVITVSLRLITHDYTIDFSDTPSWYFGTIFVYFILMNYGLNGQTLGKKVVRIRVVENNHQHITLKALIKRYGLLYLIYGGIGQIGTMFAPLVKSNNHFLVGIASIITIGAAIIQGLFVINVIWSVIRKKRQLFYEKRSGTYVISTILPKEI, from the coding sequence ATGTCTGCCTATATTGTACCTCTCAAAACGGCTCTTTTGATCTTTCCCTTTTTAGCCTTGTTTATTTCATCATTTTTCTTTATTTATGAGTATCGCAAATTCGGACGATTTATTTTTAGTCGAGCTTTGATTATGTATTCTTTTGTCTTTTATTTGTTATGCGCTTATTTTTTGGTAATTTTACCACTACCACCGATTAATGAAGTTGCTCATTATACCAGTCCGCACTATGAACTGCGTTTAGGAGCTTCTTTATATAATTTTTTAAATCAAACTGTTTTAAAAGTTAATGACCCTAGCACGTATCTGGCTGCTATGAAACAAGGTGTCTTTTTAGAGCCCGTGTTTAATGTGTTTTTACTATTACCTTTTGGGATATACTTACGCTATTTCTTCGGTTTTTCTTTAAAGAAAACTATGTTGGCTAGTTTTTTACTATCTTTATTCTTTGAAGTTACCCAACTGACAGGACTTTATTTTATTTACCCGCGAAATTACCGGTTGGCTGATGTAAATGATCTTTTACATAATACATTAGGGGGAACCCTTGGGTATTTGGTTGAACCATTGTTTACTTTATTATTGCCTTCAAGAGAAGAGTTAGCGGAGACAGCCTATGAAAAAGGCCGAGATGTTACTCTTTTTCGTCGCTTTGTTGCATTTTTTTTAGATTGGTTTTTCATTTATTTCTTTACTTTTGTAATTACAGTCAGTTTGCGGTTAATTACACACGATTATACTATTGATTTTAGTGATACTCCTTCTTGGTATTTTGGTACTATTTTTGTTTATTTCATTCTTATGAATTATGGCTTAAATGGCCAGACACTAGGGAAAAAAGTTGTCAGAATACGTGTTGTTGAAAATAATCATCAACATATTACACTTAAGGCCTTAATAAAACGTTATGGTTTGTTGTATTTAATCTATGGTGGTATCGGCCAAATTGGGACGATGTTTGCCCCGTTAGTGAAAAGTAACAACCACTTTTTAGTCGGAATAGCTTCTATAATTACGATTGGAGCAGCTATTATTCAAGGTTTGTTTGTTATTAACGTGATTTGGTCTGTAATTCGTAAGAAAAGACAATTGTTTTATGAAAAAAGAAGTGGAACTTATGTGATTAGCACAATTTTACCAAAAGAAATCTGA
- a CDS encoding HD domain-containing protein, with product MDKITRIIAYAKTKLQEDLTGHGFDHAQRVATLAHQIAKKEKAQVDEITLLASAYLHDTIDDKVVPDVAEALAQLQMFLAEIEISAKQQAEIIFIITHMSFSKELEEKVTLSTAGKIVQDADRLEALGAMGILRTAYFGGSHQHPLYDPAIKPVVFTDKTEYRKGSTVINHFYEKLFLLPKKMNTKTAYEEALRRQKFMETFLTEFYQEWEPEKANFF from the coding sequence ATGGACAAGATAACTCGAATTATAGCGTATGCTAAGACTAAACTCCAAGAGGATTTAACCGGGCATGGGTTTGATCATGCACAGCGGGTAGCGACACTAGCCCACCAGATTGCAAAAAAAGAAAAGGCTCAGGTAGATGAAATTACCCTTCTTGCCTCAGCTTATTTACACGATACAATTGACGATAAAGTTGTACCAGATGTGGCAGAAGCTTTGGCACAGTTGCAAATGTTTTTAGCAGAAATCGAAATAAGCGCAAAACAGCAAGCAGAAATTATTTTTATTATCACACACATGTCCTTTTCAAAAGAACTGGAAGAAAAAGTGACATTATCTACTGCCGGTAAAATCGTTCAAGATGCTGATCGTCTTGAAGCGCTTGGTGCAATGGGAATTTTACGAACAGCTTATTTTGGCGGCAGTCATCAACATCCTTTGTATGATCCGGCAATAAAACCAGTTGTTTTTACAGATAAAACCGAGTACCGAAAAGGCAGCACAGTGATTAATCATTTTTACGAAAAGTTGTTTTTATTACCGAAAAAAATGAATACTAAAACAGCTTATGAAGAAGCATTAAGGCGACAGAAATTTATGGAAACTTTTTTAACTGAGTTTTACCAAGAGTGGGAGCCGGAAAAAGCCAATTTCTTTTAA
- a CDS encoding carboxypeptidase M32, whose translation MKEKEFLAELAEITLLNQTLALLDWDSQTGMPEEAATERGEASGYLSGLAFEKQTGPKLKEALDYFSAHNDELSEVGKTIFTVTKKDYDQLHAIPKELMVERSRLYSEAHTAWVKARQSKNFADFKPALEENIRITKELIPYYKKDEATDYDVLLNLFEPGMTSAVLDEVFSELRDGLVKIRQLIAQKGITPDTSFKNRTMTTAQQKDFVKNLVAQLGFDFNRGRLDDTVHPFATRLAHNDVRITTRWNEQDFTMGIFGVIHEAGHGIYEQNMAGKYNMTPVYDAPSMGIHESQSLFYEIILGSKRSFWQKQYPIFQAAAEGTFDDIDFEAFYRSLKATAASLIRIEADSLTYPLHIIIRYELEKALFNGDLTVAELPKAWNDKYEEYLGIRPDNDLVGVLQDVHWSGGMFGYFPSYALGYMYAAQLLHAMEKELAIDNLLIKGDYAPIKNWLTEHIHQFGRSKTPNELIKAATGETLNPQYLLNYLSELYQNVYQIKA comes from the coding sequence ATGAAAGAAAAAGAATTCTTAGCGGAATTAGCAGAAATTACTTTATTAAATCAAACCTTAGCCTTGTTAGACTGGGATAGTCAAACTGGCATGCCAGAAGAAGCCGCAACCGAGCGTGGCGAAGCTAGTGGCTATCTAAGCGGACTAGCTTTTGAAAAGCAAACAGGGCCAAAATTAAAAGAAGCGCTAGACTATTTCAGCGCCCACAATGACGAGCTTTCAGAAGTTGGTAAAACTATTTTTACAGTAACAAAAAAAGACTATGACCAGTTACATGCCATTCCCAAAGAGTTGATGGTGGAACGCAGTCGTCTATATAGCGAAGCTCATACAGCTTGGGTAAAAGCTAGACAATCTAAAAATTTTGCAGATTTCAAACCAGCTTTGGAAGAAAATATTCGTATTACAAAAGAATTAATTCCCTATTATAAAAAAGATGAAGCAACGGATTACGATGTTTTGTTAAACTTATTTGAACCAGGAATGACTTCGGCTGTTTTAGATGAGGTCTTTAGTGAACTTAGAGATGGGCTAGTAAAGATACGCCAATTAATTGCGCAAAAAGGTATCACCCCAGATACCAGCTTTAAAAATAGAACCATGACCACAGCGCAACAAAAAGATTTTGTCAAAAACTTGGTAGCACAACTTGGCTTTGACTTTAATCGAGGGCGTCTTGATGATACCGTTCACCCTTTTGCAACGCGACTTGCCCATAATGATGTCCGAATTACGACACGCTGGAACGAACAAGATTTCACCATGGGGATTTTTGGTGTCATTCACGAAGCTGGACATGGTATTTATGAACAAAATATGGCAGGAAAATACAATATGACGCCGGTTTATGATGCGCCATCGATGGGGATTCACGAATCTCAGTCACTGTTTTACGAAATTATTTTAGGCAGTAAACGTAGTTTTTGGCAAAAACAATACCCGATTTTTCAAGCGGCTGCTGAGGGGACTTTTGATGATATTGATTTTGAAGCATTTTATCGTTCATTAAAGGCCACGGCAGCAAGTCTAATCCGAATAGAAGCGGATAGTTTAACTTATCCGCTCCACATCATTATTCGTTATGAATTAGAAAAGGCGCTCTTTAACGGTGATTTGACAGTAGCTGAGCTACCAAAAGCCTGGAATGACAAATATGAAGAATATCTAGGGATCAGACCAGATAACGACTTAGTAGGTGTTTTACAAGATGTTCATTGGTCTGGTGGAATGTTTGGCTATTTTCCTTCATACGCTTTGGGATATATGTATGCGGCGCAATTATTACACGCCATGGAAAAAGAATTGGCTATTGATAACTTGTTAATCAAAGGTGATTATGCGCCTATTAAAAATTGGTTAACAGAACATATTCATCAGTTTGGAAGAAGCAAGACACCTAACGAGTTAATCAAAGCAGCAACAGGTGAAACTTTGAATCCACAATATTTGCTTAATTATTTATCCGAACTTTATCAAAATGTTTATCAAATTAAAGCGTAA